The Sulfurospirillum halorespirans DSM 13726 genome has a window encoding:
- a CDS encoding TetR/AcrR family transcriptional regulator, producing MNDHKCCISTLFERLSGKAESRCQKIVDVAYRLFLDNGYEKVSMNDIVKEAGGSLATLYKHFGNKEQLLIYVLKEKTEKLFGEWERRSHYYEGRIEEFLRETGKLFLDLIITDDAVLFHRLIVSVGYMNDLRFSEQVMQNVMSRPTNIIAEYLENEKAKGHIEVDDTVLCAQQFFHALEEPFMFPRILGVETDVSEPRRLKALNQVVTIFCRGVLIKS from the coding sequence ATGAATGATCATAAATGTTGTATCAGTACTTTATTTGAACGATTGAGCGGAAAAGCAGAATCACGGTGTCAGAAAATTGTTGATGTTGCATATCGTCTATTTTTAGATAATGGGTATGAAAAAGTCAGTATGAATGATATTGTCAAAGAAGCTGGTGGTTCACTGGCGACGTTATACAAACATTTTGGAAACAAGGAACAACTTTTAATTTATGTATTAAAAGAAAAAACAGAGAAGCTCTTTGGTGAATGGGAACGTCGTAGTCATTACTATGAAGGCCGAATTGAAGAGTTTTTAAGGGAAACAGGTAAGCTTTTTTTAGATTTAATTATTACAGATGATGCCGTGTTGTTTCATCGCTTAATTGTATCGGTTGGGTATATGAATGATTTAAGATTCAGTGAGCAAGTAATGCAGAATGTAATGTCTCGTCCGACCAATATTATTGCAGAATATTTAGAGAATGAAAAAGCAAAAGGGCATATTGAAGTAGATGATACAGTATTGTGTGCACAACAATTTTTTCATGCTCTTGAAGAACCTTTTATGTTTCCACGAATCTTAGGTGTAGAGACGGATGTTTCAGAGCCAAGACGCCTCAAAGCACTAAATCAAGTCGTTACTATTTTTTGCCGTGGAGTGCTGATAAAATCGTAA
- a CDS encoding efflux RND transporter periplasmic adaptor subunit, whose amino-acid sequence MTKNRGFMTYAKYALVATLGAFLVSGCSNETDKKVGGMPAMPPLPVATYKVVASDVPVSLEYPAKVKSMQQVGIVARVSGVLEKKLFTEGSFVKAGDMLYQIDSDRYEALMQEAVADVGVKEATLKQTTRDWDRTKVLFEQDAVSQKERDSALSAYESAGASLKSSQAALKKATIDFNYTKVKATISGMTSLNAQDIGSYVGSSSDTMTLTTITQTDPVYVEFSLPDIELLKKRYVMGQGNWNSIAQAKLPVQLSTPDGTKYAKMGTLDFLDSYVDGETSTIKARATFSNPNNILIPGLFVRVNVEGLVYKDAISIPQKALLQEAIGSFVYVAKEGKAEKVPVKAGTVHNDTYIIESGLHVNDLVITNNLTKLRPGSAIVVAEAKE is encoded by the coding sequence ATGACTAAAAACAGAGGGTTTATGACGTATGCCAAATACGCATTAGTAGCGACATTGGGGGCTTTTTTAGTCTCTGGATGCTCAAATGAAACAGATAAAAAAGTTGGAGGAATGCCAGCCATGCCACCTTTACCGGTTGCAACGTATAAAGTGGTCGCAAGTGATGTACCTGTTTCCCTTGAATACCCAGCCAAAGTCAAAAGTATGCAGCAAGTAGGTATCGTTGCACGTGTTAGCGGTGTTTTAGAGAAGAAGCTCTTCACCGAAGGCAGTTTTGTCAAAGCGGGCGATATGCTGTACCAAATCGACTCAGATCGTTATGAAGCATTGATGCAAGAAGCAGTGGCGGATGTGGGTGTTAAAGAAGCGACTCTTAAACAAACGACGCGTGATTGGGATCGAACCAAAGTGTTGTTTGAACAAGACGCTGTTTCTCAAAAAGAGAGAGATTCTGCCCTTTCCGCGTATGAATCAGCAGGTGCTTCACTGAAATCTTCACAGGCAGCACTTAAAAAAGCGACGATTGACTTTAACTATACCAAAGTAAAAGCGACCATTTCAGGTATGACAAGTCTCAATGCCCAAGATATTGGAAGTTATGTAGGATCAAGCAGCGATACGATGACCCTCACAACCATTACGCAAACTGACCCCGTTTATGTTGAATTTTCATTGCCAGACATTGAGCTTTTGAAAAAACGTTATGTGATGGGGCAAGGTAATTGGAATAGTATCGCTCAAGCGAAACTTCCTGTACAACTCTCTACACCCGATGGTACAAAATATGCCAAAATGGGTACATTGGACTTTTTAGACAGTTATGTGGATGGTGAAACCTCTACGATTAAAGCACGTGCAACTTTTTCAAATCCAAACAATATTTTAATACCAGGACTTTTTGTTCGTGTCAATGTTGAGGGTTTAGTCTATAAAGATGCCATTAGCATTCCTCAAAAGGCTCTTTTACAAGAGGCCATTGGCTCATTTGTCTATGTGGCTAAAGAAGGTAAGGCTGAAAAAGTGCCTGTTAAGGCAGGTACGGTTCATAATGATACCTATATCATTGAGAGTGGTTTACATGTAAACGATCTTGTCATTACAAACAATCTGACCAAACTACGTCCAGGGTCTGCCATTGTTGTTGCAGAAGCAAAGGAATAA